One genomic region from Lynx canadensis isolate LIC74 chromosome E1, mLynCan4.pri.v2, whole genome shotgun sequence encodes:
- the NATD1 gene encoding protein NATD1 isoform X2 yields the protein MAHSAAAAPLGALEQGCPIRVEHDRRRRQFTVRLNGCHDRAVLLYEYVGKRIVDLQHTEVPDAYRGRGIAKHLAKAALDFVVEEDLRAHLTCWYIQKYVKENPLPQYLERLQP from the exons ATGGCGCACTCGGCGGCCGCCGCGCCGCTGGGCGCGCTGGAGCAGGGCTGCCCCATCCGCGTGGAGCACGACCGCCGGCGCCGCCAGTTCACCGTCCGGCTCAACG GATGTCACGACCGGGCCGTCCTGCTGTATGAGTACGTGGGCAAGCGGATCGTGGACCTACAGCACACGGAGGTCCCCGACGCCTACCGCGGGCGCGGCATTGCCAAGCACCTCGCCAAG GCCGCTCTGGACTTCGTAGTGGAGGAGGACCTGCGGGCCCATCTCACGTGCTGGTACATCCAGAAGTACGTCAAGGAGAACCCCCTGCCGCAGTACCTGGAGCGCCTGCAGCCATAA
- the NATD1 gene encoding protein NATD1 isoform X1, protein MRSAFSYPHFMDEETEAQRHYSGSDSSSVPPSARPSTTCLSQAPRVVTASPVHHPPSAGCHDRAVLLYEYVGKRIVDLQHTEVPDAYRGRGIAKHLAKAALDFVVEEDLRAHLTCWYIQKYVKENPLPQYLERLQP, encoded by the exons ATGAGGAGTGCTTTCTCATATCcccactttatggatgaggaaactgaggcacagagacattatTCAGGATCCGACTCTAGCAGCGTGCCTCCAAGTGCCCGTCCCTCCACCACTTGCCTGAGTCAGGCCCCGAGAGTCGTCACAGCCTCACCTGTTCACCACCCTCCGTCCGCAGGATGTCACGACCGGGCCGTCCTGCTGTATGAGTACGTGGGCAAGCGGATCGTGGACCTACAGCACACGGAGGTCCCCGACGCCTACCGCGGGCGCGGCATTGCCAAGCACCTCGCCAAG GCCGCTCTGGACTTCGTAGTGGAGGAGGACCTGCGGGCCCATCTCACGTGCTGGTACATCCAGAAGTACGTCAAGGAGAACCCCCTGCCGCAGTACCTGGAGCGCCTGCAGCCATAA